The nucleotide window TCCTCGGTGAGAATCCGCCCGCTGACCTGCTGGACTCTCTCTCGAACGAACGTCGGGTGACCCCGGAGACCCCTCCGACGTTCCTCGTACACACGAACGAGGATGAACCGGTTCCTGCCGAAAACAGTCTGTTGTTCGTCCTCGCCCTACGAAAAGCCGGTGTTCCCGTCGAGTTCCACCTGTTCGAGGCGGGCCGTCATGGTCTAGGCCTGGGAGGAGGACTGCCCGATCGAGGAATCGGACCTGACGAGGCCTTCGCCGTCTGGCCCGGCCTGTGTGAAACCTGGCTCAAGCGCCGAGGGTTCCTCGACCGGAAGTGAACCGATCGGTCTTGGATCTTCTTGATTTATCTTCGTTTGGTTGCGCAGCGGAAGTCGGAGCCCATCGCATGATCGGCCTTGCGAGTGGCAGTCGCGAGGCCGATTCTCCGCCTTCGAGGGCTCTCAAACCCGCTCGGAGGCTCGAACCAAACGGTTTCGAAGATCTGCCAGTTCCGCGAAGTCTCCTTCGACGAGAACCCTGGCGGCGATCATCACGGCTGCCACGTGAGAAACCTGGATCCGCGCCTCCATTCGGCAAACCTTCGTAAACCAATCCGCAAAGTCCTCGGTGGAAACGATGATCTCCTCCGAGGGATCAAGCTTCTGCGGTGCGATTCGGTCGACCCCAACCGCGAGGAAACCAACGACCTCATTATTCTGATTCGCAGGATTTGCCGGATGACGACCAAGGAAGTGGAACGTTCCACCGCCGTAGCCGGTTTCTTCAAGAAGCTCCCGACGTGCGGCAGCCTCAACACTGTCATCGTCGGGGTCAACCGTACCGCTCGGGAGGCTGGTCAAAACCTCGCGGAGTCCATGGCGATACTCCGTCACCAGGACGATGTGGCCTTCGGCGGTCAAGGCAACGACGTTCAACCAGGTGGGTAACTCGATCACGTGATACGGCGCGATCGGGTACCCTGAAGGCGAACGGCAATCGTCGCTCCGGAGGGTGATCCAACGATCGCGGTAGGTCACGACCGAACGTTCGACGCGCCAGGGCTCGATCATGGTTCGTCGTCCTGACCTCGACTCATCGCGTTCGGATATGCAACTCGCGGAGCTGCTGATCCTCGACCGAGCCTGGGGCACCGGTCATCAGGTCGGTTCCCCTTGCCGTTTTCGGGAAGGCGATGACATCGCGGATGTTGTCGAGCCCAGCGTAAAGCATCACCATTCGATCGAAGCCGAATGCGATTCCTCCGTGAGGCGGTGCCCCGTAACGGAGAGCAGACAGCAGGAATCCGAATTTCTCCTCGGCCTCCTCGGAAGAAAGGCCGAGATGGCGGAAGATAGTTGATTGAATCTTCGGATCGTGACAGCGGATTGTGCCACCGGCCGCTTCTTCTCCGTTGATCACCAAATCGTAAGCCTGGGCACGGACCTTTAACGGCTCAGATTCGAGCAGATGCAGGTCCTCCGGCAAGGGCATTGTGAACGGATGGTGCTCGGCGACGAAACGGCCGTCCTCCGGATCCCAGGAGAAGAGCGGAAACCGGACTACCCAGGAGTAGTGGAACGAGGCAGGGTCGTACAGTCCCAAACTTCTTCCGAGGCGATGTCGGAGCGCCGCAAGGCTTGCGGAAGTCACCTCGCTGGTATCGGCAACAATCAGTAAGAGGTCGCCGGGCTTCGCGTCGAATCGCTCTCGGAACGCAGCCTGGACCTCGGGGGGCAGGAACTTGGCGGTCGGGCCAGTGAACTGCTCACTCTCCACCTTCAACCAGACAAGCCCCT belongs to Tautonia marina and includes:
- a CDS encoding NUDIX hydrolase; protein product: MIEPWRVERSVVTYRDRWITLRSDDCRSPSGYPIAPYHVIELPTWLNVVALTAEGHIVLVTEYRHGLREVLTSLPSGTVDPDDDSVEAAARRELLEETGYGGGTFHFLGRHPANPANQNNEVVGFLAVGVDRIAPQKLDPSEEIIVSTEDFADWFTKVCRMEARIQVSHVAAVMIAARVLVEGDFAELADLRNRLVRASERV